Within the Mucilaginibacter sp. CSA2-8R genome, the region CGATCAAACTGTTTTTTTAGGCCGATTTTTTCGCAATACATTTTCGGGCGGCTTCGAGTGGTCGGAGTTTGTACGGCAATGTTACGAAATAGGATACCGATCTATTATGCTGGTGGGTATTACTTCGTTCATTATGGGGCTGGTGCTTATTCTACAATTACGGCCTACCTTGGTTGATTTTGGTGCCGAGAGTATGTTGCCGCATACATTGTCGGTAGCGGTTGTACGCGAGATTGGCCCAGTGATCACGGCTATCATTTGTGCAGGTAAAATAGCCTCGAGTATAGGAGCCGAATTAGGCAGCATGAACGTAACTGAGCAAATTGATGCCATGGAGGTATCAGGTGCTAACCCGGTGCAATACCTTGTAGTTACCCGTATACTGGCTACCAGTTTAATGGTACCCTTACTGGCCATGACCGGCGACTTGATCTCCTTAATCGGCGGTTATGTCGCCCTCAATATTACAGACGATATCACTTTTAACTTATACTTCACCAAGTGTGTAGCTGCGCTCGATTTTACTGATTATTTGCCTGCCTTAATCAAAACCGTGTTTTTTGGTTTTGCTATCGGTTTTGTGGGCTGTTATAAAGGATTTACATCTAACAAAGGTACGGAGAGCGTTGGTGTGGCGGCCAACTCGGCGGTAGTAACGGCATCATTATGGATTTTTTTTATTGATATGCTGGCGGTACAAATTACAAACGTGTTGTTTTATTAAATATGGAAACAGTAAAGCAGTATCGTTTAAAAGATGAACATAATAGGCAAAGGACTAAAGAAGTTGTTGTTGAAATCAGTAACCTGCGCAAGTGCTTTGGCGACAAAGAAGTTTTAAAGAACATTAACCTGAAGCTGCACCGCGGCGAAAACCTAATTGTGCTCGGGCGTTCAGGCCAAGGTAAATCAGTAACTATCCAGTGCATTGTTGGCTTGCTTACGCCTGATGAAGGCTCGGTAAAAGTTTTTGGCCAAGAAGTGCCAGAACTTAATAATGAAGAGCTCAAAGAACTGCGCACCAAAGTTGGATTTTTATTTCAGAGTGGTGCCTTATACGACTCGATGACGGTTAAAGAAAACCTAGAATTTGCACTTACCCGTGTAATAAAGATCAAAGACCAAAATGAGATTGACCAAAGGGTGCTGGAAGTGCTGGAGGGAATAGGCCTTCCGGAGGCTATAGATAAGATGCCTTGTGATTTGTCGGGCGGGATGCGTAAGCGGGTAGGCTTAGCCCGAACGTTGATTGTAAAGCCTGAAATTATGCTCTATGACGAACCTACTACTGGTTTAGATCCTATCACCTCGCGCGAAATAAGTGAACTGATATTAAAGATGCAGCAAACGTTTAAAACATCATCAATTATTATTACCCATGATATGGATTGTGCCAGGGTAACCGGCGACCGGGTGCTGATTATGCACGATGGCGAATATATAGCTGAGGGGACTTTTGAAGAGCTGCAGCAATCAAATAATGAATTTGTAAAATCTTATTTTCTGGACACGATATGAGGACGACATCTGCACAAAAAATAAAAATAGGTCTGTTTGTTTTAATAGGACTGGTTGTTATATTTCTGGGTATATTTTTAATAGGTAATCAAAAAAGTATGTTCAGTTCAACTTTTGGTGTTTATGGCGTATTTAAAAATGTAAACGGATTGATGGTAGGCAATAATGTACGTTTTGCCGGTATTAACGTGGGGGTTGTAGAAGGAATTAACATCGTGACAGATAGTTCAGTAAGGGTTGATTTAACTATAAACAGTAATGTACGTAAGTTTATCAAAAAAGACTCGAAGGTAAGTATCGGGAGTGACGGTTTGATGGGAGATAAACTGGTAGTAATTAGCCCCGGCGGCGCTACCAGTAAAACACAGGTGGATGCTGGTGACAAACTTGCGTCTGTAAATCCGCTGGATATAGACAAGGTAATTAATAAATTGACCAAGGTAGCGGATAATGCAGCTGCCTTAACAGGCGATTTAAGCCAGATTGTAAGCGATATTAATCATGGTAAGGGTAGCTTAGGCAAATTGCTTAAAAATGACCGTATAGCCCGCGATTTGGCCAGTACAGTATCATCTGCCAAAGCAACTATCAACAATGCCAATAAAACAACTGTAACGCTTAACGAAGATTTGAAAGCTGCCCAGCACAATTTTTTGCTAAGAGGTTTTTTTAAGAAAAAGAAGAAAGAGCAGCAACGCAAAATAGATTCGGCAAGTAAAGCTCAGGAAAAAATTAAGGAAGAGCAGGAAAAGGAGCAGAAAAAGAAAGCTAAAGAACAGGAAAAAGCAGCTAAACAGAGTAAATAAAAAAGCGCCGAAATATTATTTCCGGCGCTTGTAAATCGTTTATCAGCAATCGGCTTACAACTGGCTGGTAATCTCAGTTGATAAAGGCTTAACGTTTGAACGGTAGCGATGAATCAGCTTTCCATTCTCGTCAATCAAAAATTTCTCAAAATTCCATTTAATCTCACCGGTAAAATCAGGATTTTCCTGAGTAGTTAGATACTGAAAAATAGGAGCTATATCTAAACCTTTAACACTTACTTTTTCAGATAAAGGGAAAGTTACGCCAAAATTCTTTTTACAAAATTCTTGTATTTCGCTGTTGGTTCCGGGCTCCTGGCCGGCAAAGTTGTTAGCCGGGAAACCGATAACTACCACTTTATCTTTATACTGATCGGCAAGTAATTGTAAGTCGGCATATTGCTTGGTGTAACCGCATTTAGATGCAGTATTCACTATTAAAAGTTTCTTCCCTTTATATTTAGAAAGTTTAAAATCTTTGCCCTCAATGTTTTTTACTTTGAAGTCATACACAGTGCTTGGCGCGGTAAAAAGTAGGGCCAAAATAACGGCTAAAATTTTCATAAAAGATGCTTGGTTTGTTTTAACGTAAAGGTAGGTAAACGTTTAAAAATCAGAAAGTTTTTAGGGCAATATATTCATCTTCTTTAGCCGTCATCAACTGCTTGTCTGCCGGCTTTTTATCTTTATAGCCCAGTAAATGCAAAACACCGTGTATAATTACACGGTGCAGCTCAGTTTCGGGGCTTACCTTAAATTTTTCAGCATTTTCCTGCGTGCGGTCAACAGAAATAAAAATGTCGCCGGTGATTACGCCAGGTATGTCCGAATTATCAAAAGTCACGATATCGGTATACGTATCGTGGTTTAAGTATTCCTGATTAATCTGAAGCAAATAAGCATCAGAGCATAAAATATAATTCAACTCTTGTAGCTTATAGCCTTCTGCTATAATGGTTTCTTTAATCCAACGTTTAAGATTCAGCTTGTTTTTTAGTTTGTAGCCGGTATCTTCTGCAAAAAAATTAATAACGGGCATTTAGTATTTAAAATGCAATTCAACCTCGTTACCGCTCGAATTGAAAATACACTGATCTGCCAGGTGTTTTAAAATAAAAACGCCGCGGCCGGTAGGTTTTTCTAAGTTTTCTTCGGCAGTTGGGTCGGGCAAGTGATTGTAATCAAAGCCTTCACCTTCATCAGTAATGGTCCAAACGGCGCGTTTAGTGTCAACATCGGCGTTTACAATTACTTTTTTATCAGGGTCAAGTTTGTTTCCGTGTACAATAGCATTGTTGGCCGCCTCATTAAGGCAGGTCATCATATTAGCGAAAGCGTCTTCGCTTACCTTAAACTTATCAGCAATTTCTTCAATCAAGTTTTCAAGCACCGTAATGCTATCTAAGGTTGACGGAAGTTGCAGCGTGTACAGTTCCCCTGTTTGCACACTGTCAGGTGATGTGTTATTTTGCATTAAGTTGGTCAAAGTAACGTTTTATTTTTTGTTTATAGTACAGATTTAATGCCGGAGGTACGGTTTGTACTTGCTCAGTCTGTTTGGCTTTCTGTTGCTGATAGCTTTGTAAAGCCTTAATATATCCTGGCGGTAAGTTTTTCCCTACACGGCTTTCCCGTTGTTTATCCTGCTCTCTTTCCTGCTCAGCTTTTTCGGCTTCTAATAACCGGGTCTGTATTTGTTGCTGCCTTTTTAAAGATTCGTCCGTTATGCGCTTGTTTACGAGTTCACCCTCTGTTTGTTCCATTTCCTTCGAAATTTTGTCGAGGTTACCCAACTTTCCGGTGCCATCTTTGTTTTGCTGGCGGCTCAATTGTTCCAGTTGTTGCCTTATTTGCTGCTGCTGGCGGGCCATACGGGCCATTTGTTCACTTATGTTATTGGCTGCGTTACCCTGTCCTTTAGCGCTTTGGCTCTGATTGCCTTGCTGCTGCAGTTGGTCGCGCATTTTTTGCATGTTTTTAGTTAACTGTTGCTGCATCTGGCTCAGTTGCTGCATTGATTGCTGCTTTTTACTGCCTTTGCTGCCACTTTTATTCATGGCATTTTGCATGTTTTCTAAAGCTTCGCTCAGCATCAGTGCCAGGTTATTCATGGATGTCATGGCGTATTGCTGGTTGCGGTTAGCTTCTGCTGTACGCCTGTCGCCTAATAAATCAATAGCCCGGTCTATATTATCGTTAATACCTTTTACTTCTTTATTAACGGTGCTTTGTATCTGCGGTATGCGTCGGCTCAGCGCATACAGCGTATCCTCGGCTGTTTTTAAATTGTTTTTAATGTCTTTTTGCCTTTGCGCTGTACCCACATAAGCTGGGTCGTTAGCACTCATGCCTTTTAAAGACTGCATTACTTTTTCCTGCTCAAACGAACTGTTTACTAAAACTTTTAAAAGTTCGCGCAACTGCTGAGCATTAACCATATTCTCTTCTTCTTCGCCTTGTTGTTGGTTTTGTTGCATTTTTTGTGCCAGTTGTTGCATTTGCTTAGCCGCCTGTTGCTGCGATTGCGCTGCTTTAGGCCGGTTGTTTTTTTGCAATTGGTCCTGGCTGGTCTTCATCTGCTCGTCAATAGCCTGTTGTTCTTTTTCCGGTTTTTCAAAGTTATTCTTTTGCTCCAACTGTTGGTTGGCTTTATCCAATTCTTGTACTGATTTTTTTATTTCTTCGAAGTTTTGCTGTATTTGCTGCTGTTCTTTTTGCAATTGCTGCTTGTCGGCGTTAGGCTGTGAGGTTTGTTCAGCCAGTTTTTGTTGCTGTTCGGCCAGTTTATTAAGCTCATTAATATTCTGGTTAAGCTTTTGCTCAAAATCTAACTGCTTATACAATTCCAGCATCCGGTCGAGTTCTTTTTTTAATGATTTATTATCATTTTGCATTTTCGATAACTCAGAACGGGTACCTTCTTTCTGGTCTTTTTCCAGGAGTTCTTGTAGTCTTTTTAGCATATCCTGAGTTTTTTCGTCAAGAACTTGATTAAACAGCTCTTCTATGTTTTTTTGCTTTTGCTGTAGCTCAGTATTCTGCTCCTGGTTTTCTTGCCGGTCAAACTGGTCTTTTTTGTTTTCTTGTTGTATCTCTTTAACCAGATTGTTAAGTTGTGCTTTCTTTTTTAAAAGGTCTTCAACTTGTTTCTTCTCATCGAAACTCAAAGTATTTTTATTAAGCAATAGCTGATTGAGCTTTTGCGCATCGCGTTCTACCTGTCCGGCCAATTTGATAGCCGACTGCATTTTTTGTTTTACAGCCTGTGTATTGGCATCAAGCTGTTGATTGATCTCCTTTTCGGTAGGTATCTGTAAGGTATGTTCAGGTGATCGTGCTTTTTTTGGACCGGATACTGCATCATTATCGGCCACTTCAAAGTAATAACTTACCTGGTCGCCGGGCTTTGCCGCTAAATCTTTTAAATCCCAATAATAAAAAAAGGTGCTTTGTGTACTGCTAAGGTTAGCTTTAACCTGTCGACTAATACTTTTTGTAGTACTTCCGGGTCTGCCGGTACTATAATGAAACGTTAAAGCCGAAAAGCCATGATCGTCTTTAATATCACCATTAAAATAAATAGCTTTACTACTAACCGAATCTTGCTTTTCTGTCAAATTAATGCTTGGCATTTCATCCGCAATAGTATTGATACGGTAACTGCTTTCGTCGCCATGCCTGTTACCGCCTGCCATAGGCAGTATTTTATATAGTGTACTTTTGTATATTTTTTCGGTGTTTTCAAAGTTACCGTTGCTTTCAGTATTCAACACTTTTATATTGTTGCCGGTTGTAAATTGTATTTGATCAGCATGTTGTGCGTGTACCTGCCACTTTACGATGGTACCGGCTGGGATATTTAAATCTCCGGCGTTACTTAATTTTTCATAAGCTTTATGTAAATAAGCTGGATAGTGTAGCTCGACATCAAAATTAAGCAGCGACGGCTTTAGATTTACCCGAATCATGTAAGCTTCAGAGCTGTAACCATTAGCCGTAATACGGAAACTTGTGTTTTGCTGAAGGTTAGTAAACAAGTAATGAAACTTAGATATATTGTCTGCATCCAGCTTAAACGTATTATTACCAGTTTCGAGATAAACGTTAGCTGGCAGGTTATTACCCTCAAGTTTGATATCAAGTTTAAGATCGCTACCCTGCAATACCGATAAATCATTGTTTTGAACAATAAACTTAAAAGGAGCTTTAGGTACAAAATGCCGGTTGTGGTAAATGAGCCTTTTGGTTCCTTCTGTCAGTACCGTAGGTGCGATCAGTGCAATTAGAATAATAAGCGCTAAAGGAAAGCCCACCCATTTAAGATACTTCGTATTGTGCTTTAAATTTATAGCCGAAGGAAAACTAATTGGGTTTAAGGCTACTATTTTTTGATTAATACTGGCCTCAATCAGCTGGCGATGATATTCGTTTTGTTCGGCCTGCTTTTTTAGTTGTAAAGTATTAAGAAGCTTGTCTTTAACATCGCCAAAATGCTGACCGATAATTTGTGCAGCCTCGTCATGACTAATGGTTTTACCTAAATTTAAATAGGCAAACAAAGATGGAATGACCAGCCAAAGCAGAAGCAATAAATTAAGCAGAATAAATGAGTAAAAAAGAATTGTGCGGAGCAACGTATTAAAGTTGCCAAAGTACTCTAATAATGTAATGGTGATGTATGCCGTAAGCAGCCCGGCACCTAAAAAGATAATCCCCCGCAGTAGATTATTAAGGTAGTATTTGCGTATAAAAGCATCCACCTTATTAATTAATGCCGAGTAGTTATCAGATGACTGCATACTTAATGTAACCGTAGCTAATATAAAACTAAACGAAATTTTTTTAAAATATTTATAATCTATACCGCAGTAAAAGTTTAAGGATTTAAGAAATCTTGACTAAGTTCTTATTTATAAGGGTAAAAATTAATGAGCAGATACCGTGTCAAAGGGGAGGTAAATAAAAAAAGCGCCAGTGCTTTAATTTGCCGGCGCTTTTTTACCTGTTGCCAGGTATTTATAAGTTGTATTATAACAAGCTTTTAATTTTCGCTATTAGTTGCGTAGATATCGTTAAAACGCAACTCATTTAAACCTAAAACAATCTCATTCGGGAATCTCCAGGCAGTGGTTTGTACACCTGCAAAACCGTCAACTACTGATAGGCCAGCCATGAACTGCTCGTCGGTTCCTTTAAACATTAAAGGGTAGTTTGAGTTTTTAGCATGTTTTACACGGCTAATTTTGATTTGATCTAACGCTTGCTTACGGTACTGCTGGATATCGCGCTGTACCAGTGTAACAAATGATTTGTAATCAACCGAACGTTTGTTAACCGCGTTATAGTCATGAAATAACTTTTCAGCAATATTCAGATCTCTTCTGTTCATATCCTTGCTGCCTGTGAAGCCTTTAGCTTGCACATAATCAACAAATCCATTCCAGTAAGCGCGATCGTCTCTTGAAGAATTAAATTGTGCAAAAGCAGATGAAATTAACAAAGTGCATAAGAGAGTAAAAATTACCTTTCTCATATTGGTTGTACTTGGTTTATATTTTTTTATTCCGTTTAAAAATTTTTTCAAGAGGCTCAATCTAAATATTCGCAACCATTTGGTTTACTGAACTGGTTACTTTACAGATTGAATATTTTTGTGGTCAGTTTTAATGG harbors:
- the ybeY gene encoding rRNA maturation RNase YbeY, encoding MPVINFFAEDTGYKLKNKLNLKRWIKETIIAEGYKLQELNYILCSDAYLLQINQEYLNHDTYTDIVTFDNSDIPGVITGDIFISVDRTQENAEKFKVSPETELHRVIIHGVLHLLGYKDKKPADKQLMTAKEDEYIALKTF
- a CDS encoding glutathione peroxidase is translated as MKILAVILALLFTAPSTVYDFKVKNIEGKDFKLSKYKGKKLLIVNTASKCGYTKQYADLQLLADQYKDKVVVIGFPANNFAGQEPGTNSEIQEFCKKNFGVTFPLSEKVSVKGLDIAPIFQYLTTQENPDFTGEIKWNFEKFLIDENGKLIHRYRSNVKPLSTEITSQL
- a CDS encoding DUF4175 family protein; its protein translation is MQSSDNYSALINKVDAFIRKYYLNNLLRGIIFLGAGLLTAYITITLLEYFGNFNTLLRTILFYSFILLNLLLLLWLVIPSLFAYLNLGKTISHDEAAQIIGQHFGDVKDKLLNTLQLKKQAEQNEYHRQLIEASINQKIVALNPISFPSAINLKHNTKYLKWVGFPLALIILIALIAPTVLTEGTKRLIYHNRHFVPKAPFKFIVQNNDLSVLQGSDLKLDIKLEGNNLPANVYLETGNNTFKLDADNISKFHYLFTNLQQNTSFRITANGYSSEAYMIRVNLKPSLLNFDVELHYPAYLHKAYEKLSNAGDLNIPAGTIVKWQVHAQHADQIQFTTGNNIKVLNTESNGNFENTEKIYKSTLYKILPMAGGNRHGDESSYRINTIADEMPSINLTEKQDSVSSKAIYFNGDIKDDHGFSALTFHYSTGRPGSTTKSISRQVKANLSSTQSTFFYYWDLKDLAAKPGDQVSYYFEVADNDAVSGPKKARSPEHTLQIPTEKEINQQLDANTQAVKQKMQSAIKLAGQVERDAQKLNQLLLNKNTLSFDEKKQVEDLLKKKAQLNNLVKEIQQENKKDQFDRQENQEQNTELQQKQKNIEELFNQVLDEKTQDMLKRLQELLEKDQKEGTRSELSKMQNDNKSLKKELDRMLELYKQLDFEQKLNQNINELNKLAEQQQKLAEQTSQPNADKQQLQKEQQQIQQNFEEIKKSVQELDKANQQLEQKNNFEKPEKEQQAIDEQMKTSQDQLQKNNRPKAAQSQQQAAKQMQQLAQKMQQNQQQGEEEENMVNAQQLRELLKVLVNSSFEQEKVMQSLKGMSANDPAYVGTAQRQKDIKNNLKTAEDTLYALSRRIPQIQSTVNKEVKGINDNIDRAIDLLGDRRTAEANRNQQYAMTSMNNLALMLSEALENMQNAMNKSGSKGSKKQQSMQQLSQMQQQLTKNMQKMRDQLQQQGNQSQSAKGQGNAANNISEQMARMARQQQQIRQQLEQLSRQQNKDGTGKLGNLDKISKEMEQTEGELVNKRITDESLKRQQQIQTRLLEAEKAEQEREQDKQRESRVGKNLPPGYIKALQSYQQQKAKQTEQVQTVPPALNLYYKQKIKRYFDQLNAK
- a CDS encoding MlaD family protein; translation: MFSSTFGVYGVFKNVNGLMVGNNVRFAGINVGVVEGINIVTDSSVRVDLTINSNVRKFIKKDSKVSIGSDGLMGDKLVVISPGGATSKTQVDAGDKLASVNPLDIDKVINKLTKVADNAAALTGDLSQIVSDINHGKGSLGKLLKNDRIARDLASTVSSAKATINNANKTTVTLNEDLKAAQHNFLLRGFFKKKKKEQQRKIDSASKAQEKIKEEQEKEQKKKAKEQEKAAKQSK
- a CDS encoding ABC transporter permease, which codes for MAEQIMNSGWRKWVESVGDQTVFLGRFFRNTFSGGFEWSEFVRQCYEIGYRSIMLVGITSFIMGLVLILQLRPTLVDFGAESMLPHTLSVAVVREIGPVITAIICAGKIASSIGAELGSMNVTEQIDAMEVSGANPVQYLVVTRILATSLMVPLLAMTGDLISLIGGYVALNITDDITFNLYFTKCVAALDFTDYLPALIKTVFFGFAIGFVGCYKGFTSNKGTESVGVAANSAVVTASLWIFFIDMLAVQITNVLFY
- a CDS encoding ATP-binding cassette domain-containing protein, with translation METVKQYRLKDEHNRQRTKEVVVEISNLRKCFGDKEVLKNINLKLHRGENLIVLGRSGQGKSVTIQCIVGLLTPDEGSVKVFGQEVPELNNEELKELRTKVGFLFQSGALYDSMTVKENLEFALTRVIKIKDQNEIDQRVLEVLEGIGLPEAIDKMPCDLSGGMRKRVGLARTLIVKPEIMLYDEPTTGLDPITSREISELILKMQQTFKTSSIIITHDMDCARVTGDRVLIMHDGEYIAEGTFEELQQSNNEFVKSYFLDTI
- a CDS encoding ATP-binding protein, translating into MQNNTSPDSVQTGELYTLQLPSTLDSITVLENLIEEIADKFKVSEDAFANMMTCLNEAANNAIVHGNKLDPDKKVIVNADVDTKRAVWTITDEGEGFDYNHLPDPTAEENLEKPTGRGVFILKHLADQCIFNSSGNEVELHFKY